The Candidatus Aminicenantes bacterium genome includes a region encoding these proteins:
- a CDS encoding VWA domain-containing protein, giving the protein MRLGFIIYPNDRGLGGIMSGLSGFIKFALLPVLFSGFVQDQAVLHHEVSVALKLVHVTVVDKNGMPISDLKPSEFIVFDNKNRQTLTEFEIHSLAAAAQSPGPQPPLQPLVPSVKPDPVRAPNRRLFLFFDFAYNTQKGILAAKQAALHLLDRDLSPTDEVGVLSYSALSGFRMNEFLSPDHAKIRETVNALSVRGIVGRAANVESEYLNADTKPGGSSDSNLMADRQEAKAMALIYLKRITELAKAIRYLPGRKQIVFFSTGLPYSMIQGSLGFGKSVDPGDRVLQDRMKQMLQEFASSNTSVFAFNTRGDDVELFARDVKAFENQLKTASETPKVTDVFQPSAASGESALREMAKTSGGRYFGNIYEYGKNLADLNELTGSYYVLGYAINEKWDGRYHKIRVEVMRKGCRVSAQAGYFAPKPFAEYSEFEKRLHLIDLALSDRPLLQVPLYFPLRVHGYLSGGLTRIQLSAGIPQQVLAQFREEKVEIVSLVFDGRENVVDLQRTEEDFSNRQGMSLIYLTGAMAPPGTYKSRIVIRGLKTGRSAVASASAMKIKTPATGIFFNPPVFIAPRENPIFLEGNNAGRAQTAVWRKTYFMDSSRFEPVIGDPRADQRGVFGLITCPFTGIDSHLGFRVGLSNEASKGTEIVPLTLSRVELNADEALYRIEFPLGDTRPGQYRLHVVAFTSEGRNIAAAEFRLRIL; this is encoded by the coding sequence GTGCGGCTTGGCTTTATAATTTACCCGAATGATCGGGGGCTGGGAGGGATTATGAGCGGCCTTTCTGGATTCATTAAATTCGCACTACTGCCGGTGCTGTTTTCGGGTTTCGTCCAGGATCAGGCTGTTCTCCATCATGAGGTCTCCGTCGCTCTTAAGCTCGTCCATGTCACCGTTGTGGACAAGAACGGAATGCCGATTTCTGACTTGAAACCCTCTGAATTCATTGTCTTCGATAACAAAAACCGCCAAACCCTCACTGAGTTTGAGATTCACTCGCTAGCGGCGGCAGCTCAAAGTCCCGGCCCCCAACCTCCCCTTCAACCGTTGGTCCCGTCGGTGAAGCCTGATCCTGTCCGAGCTCCGAATCGCAGGCTTTTCTTGTTTTTTGATTTTGCCTACAACACACAAAAAGGGATTCTGGCCGCCAAACAGGCGGCTCTCCATCTCTTGGATCGGGATCTGTCTCCGACGGATGAGGTCGGCGTTCTGTCCTATTCCGCCCTCTCGGGATTCAGGATGAACGAATTCCTCTCCCCTGACCACGCCAAGATCCGGGAAACGGTGAACGCACTCAGCGTCCGCGGGATCGTCGGCCGGGCCGCGAATGTGGAGTCGGAATACCTGAACGCGGATACGAAGCCGGGAGGAAGCAGCGACTCAAATCTGATGGCGGACCGGCAAGAAGCCAAAGCTATGGCCCTGATCTATCTGAAGCGGATCACCGAGCTGGCCAAGGCCATCCGTTATCTCCCGGGCCGCAAGCAGATTGTCTTTTTTTCCACGGGCCTTCCTTACTCCATGATCCAGGGCTCGTTGGGCTTCGGCAAGTCCGTCGATCCCGGCGACCGGGTTTTGCAAGATCGGATGAAGCAAATGCTCCAGGAGTTTGCCTCTTCCAACACCTCGGTTTTTGCATTCAATACCCGGGGCGATGACGTCGAGCTGTTCGCCCGGGATGTGAAGGCCTTTGAAAATCAGCTCAAGACTGCCTCCGAAACTCCCAAGGTCACAGATGTGTTCCAGCCGTCCGCCGCGTCGGGGGAGTCTGCGCTGCGGGAGATGGCAAAAACTAGCGGAGGACGGTACTTCGGCAATATCTATGAGTACGGCAAGAACTTGGCTGATCTGAACGAGTTGACCGGTTCGTATTACGTACTCGGCTACGCCATCAACGAAAAGTGGGACGGTCGGTATCATAAGATTCGCGTCGAGGTGATGCGCAAAGGCTGTCGAGTCAGCGCCCAAGCCGGTTATTTCGCGCCCAAGCCGTTTGCGGAGTATTCCGAGTTCGAAAAGCGCCTCCACCTGATTGACTTGGCCCTCTCCGATCGGCCGTTGCTTCAGGTTCCTCTTTATTTCCCCCTCCGAGTCCATGGATATCTCTCCGGCGGCCTGACCCGGATCCAATTGTCCGCAGGAATCCCGCAGCAGGTGTTGGCCCAATTCCGGGAGGAGAAGGTTGAAATCGTCTCCCTGGTGTTCGATGGCCGGGAGAACGTTGTCGATCTTCAGAGAACCGAGGAGGATTTCTCAAACCGCCAAGGGATGTCCTTGATCTATTTGACTGGAGCCATGGCACCGCCCGGCACCTATAAAAGCCGAATCGTCATCCGTGGCCTGAAGACCGGCCGTAGCGCGGTTGCCTCGGCTTCGGCCATGAAAATCAAGACCCCCGCGACGGGGATCTTTTTCAATCCGCCGGTCTTTATCGCTCCAAGGGAAAACCCGATATTCCTGGAGGGGAATAATGCCGGGCGGGCGCAGACGGCAGTTTGGCGTAAAACCTACTTCATGGATTCGTCTCGGTTCGAGCCTGTTATCGGCGATCCGAGGGCGGATCAGCGCGGAGTTTTCGGACTGATCACCTGCCCATTCACCGGCATCGATTCTCATTTGGGATTCCGGGTCGGCTTGTCGAATGAAGCTTCCAAGGGGACGGAGATCGTACCGCTCACCCTAAGCCGGGTCGAGCTGAACGCCGACGAAGCCCTCTATAGGATCGAATTCCCGCTTGGCGATACGCGCCCGGGGCAATACCGACTTCACGTCGTCGCTTTCACCTCGGAAGGCCGGAACATCGCCGCGGCGGAATTTCGGCTCCGGATTCTCTAG
- the ggt gene encoding gamma-glutamyltransferase, with product MKHQKCRFASAVAGGLLLLISVASAAQNALAPAEGTHGMVSSAHPLATKAGLAILQRGGNAFDAAVAVAAVLNVVEPAMSGMGGYGTILVYSKSYNALRFLNCSGRIPAKLNPDIFRAPTPGFEKNRTGAAAVSTPGNANAWEALSKKSGKLKWRELFDPAIELAEKGYVLTGREANTIKDAFADFPDAAKAIYGKDGVPLATGDRLIQKDLAASLRAIAEKGAVEFFRGSIGKAVVEEVRRRGGALSLDDLADNEAEWWDPIKIDYRGYQIFTAAPPATAFCSLIRLGIMSRFDVASLGSNSAEYLHLFAEATKQAFWARLKYAGDPAKAAPPLDRLLSEAYWKEQAAAIDPNRAKPFVYPGLEPTPESHTTHFVVADADGNLVSATQTLGNAFGSRIMAPGTGIWLNNSLAYSTFEPKGNPMDAFPGRRKLSGDCPTIILKDSLPWAALGTPGGHNIGQTVPQMIINLIDFKMDIQAALAAPMISFIEPDTIGVERGIAEAVRKALEAKGHKIKIVGGFTNSHGLTVEIGEYGSPSRFRGGSDPRGQGLALGY from the coding sequence ATGAAACATCAGAAATGCCGATTCGCCTCCGCCGTCGCCGGAGGCTTATTGCTTTTAATTAGCGTCGCATCCGCCGCCCAGAACGCCCTCGCCCCGGCCGAAGGGACACACGGCATGGTCAGCTCGGCCCATCCCCTGGCCACCAAGGCGGGATTGGCGATTCTGCAGAGAGGCGGCAACGCCTTCGACGCCGCCGTGGCCGTGGCCGCGGTGCTCAACGTCGTCGAGCCCGCCATGTCCGGCATGGGCGGCTACGGGACGATCCTCGTCTACTCGAAATCCTATAACGCCCTGCGATTCCTGAACTGCAGCGGCCGTATACCGGCCAAGCTGAATCCCGACATCTTCCGGGCGCCGACACCCGGGTTCGAGAAGAACAGGACCGGGGCGGCTGCCGTCTCGACCCCCGGCAACGCCAACGCCTGGGAGGCGCTGTCGAAGAAATCCGGCAAGCTCAAATGGCGCGAGTTGTTCGATCCGGCCATCGAGCTGGCCGAGAAGGGATATGTCCTCACCGGCCGGGAGGCCAATACGATCAAAGACGCTTTCGCCGATTTTCCCGACGCCGCCAAGGCGATCTACGGGAAGGACGGCGTCCCTCTGGCGACGGGCGACCGCCTGATCCAGAAGGACCTGGCCGCCTCCCTCCGGGCGATCGCGGAGAAGGGCGCCGTGGAGTTTTTCCGGGGCTCGATCGGGAAGGCCGTCGTCGAGGAAGTCCGCCGCCGCGGCGGCGCCTTATCGCTCGATGACCTGGCCGACAACGAGGCCGAGTGGTGGGACCCGATTAAAATCGATTACCGAGGCTATCAGATCTTCACCGCCGCGCCGCCGGCCACGGCCTTCTGCTCGCTCATCCGGCTGGGCATCATGAGCCGGTTCGACGTCGCCTCTCTGGGATCGAACAGCGCCGAATACCTGCATCTGTTCGCCGAGGCCACCAAGCAGGCCTTCTGGGCCCGGCTGAAGTACGCCGGCGACCCGGCCAAAGCGGCGCCCCCGCTCGATCGCCTTTTGTCGGAAGCCTATTGGAAAGAGCAGGCGGCGGCTATCGACCCCAACCGGGCCAAGCCGTTCGTCTATCCGGGCTTGGAGCCGACGCCCGAGAGCCATACCACCCACTTCGTCGTCGCCGATGCGGACGGCAATCTCGTCTCGGCCACCCAGACGCTGGGCAACGCTTTCGGCAGCCGGATCATGGCCCCGGGGACAGGCATCTGGCTCAACAACTCCCTGGCCTACAGCACGTTCGAGCCCAAGGGCAACCCCATGGACGCCTTTCCCGGAAGGCGCAAGCTGTCGGGCGACTGCCCGACCATCATCCTCAAGGACAGCCTGCCCTGGGCCGCGCTGGGGACGCCCGGCGGCCACAACATCGGCCAAACCGTGCCCCAGATGATCATCAACCTGATCGACTTCAAGATGGATATCCAAGCCGCGCTGGCCGCCCCGATGATCTCCTTCATCGAGCCCGACACGATCGGCGTCGAGCGGGGCATCGCGGAGGCGGTCCGAAAAGCCCTGGAAGCCAAAGGGCACAAGATCAAAATCGTGGGCGGCTTCACCAATTCCCACGGGCTGACGGTCGAAATCGGGGAATACGGCAGCCCGTCCCGCTTCCGGGGCGGGTCCGACCCGCGCGGCCAGGGCCTGGCCCTCGGATATTGA
- a CDS encoding FAD:protein FMN transferase encodes MSPEITAHRFAHHAMGTFFEAVIASDDVVYAGQAARAAFQEIDRLEGLFSRFDIRSEIARLNRLKPGQSMPIGIETFECLTMAEEIREETNGAFDVNQRAWENRSDRDEPGGESANGDSAIEAAPAAFSLIETTSGYEFKRLVGDESPLFLELDLGAIGKGFALDSALEVLSDWAIENVLIHGGTSTALASGSAPGLEEGKEGWPVGVGGGWPCLGVPREIVLLDQALSGSGTEVKGQHILDPRTGKPAHGHLAAWAVHATAAVSDAVSTAFMVMSTDEVEAFCAAHPDVWALAVIDYRKCRAFNPDAL; translated from the coding sequence ATGAGCCCGGAGATCACGGCCCACCGGTTCGCCCATCACGCGATGGGGACTTTCTTCGAAGCCGTCATTGCCTCGGACGACGTCGTTTACGCCGGGCAGGCCGCCCGGGCCGCCTTCCAGGAGATCGACCGGCTGGAAGGCCTGTTCAGCCGTTTCGACATCAGAAGCGAGATCGCCCGCCTCAACCGCCTCAAGCCCGGCCAATCCATGCCGATCGGCATCGAGACGTTCGAGTGCCTGACCATGGCCGAGGAGATCCGGGAGGAGACCAACGGCGCTTTCGACGTCAACCAGCGGGCCTGGGAGAACAGGTCCGATCGGGACGAGCCGGGCGGGGAAAGTGCGAACGGGGACTCTGCAATCGAGGCGGCGCCGGCGGCGTTTTCGCTCATCGAGACCACGAGCGGATATGAGTTCAAACGGCTCGTCGGCGACGAGAGCCCTCTTTTCCTCGAGCTGGACCTCGGCGCCATCGGCAAGGGCTTCGCCCTCGACTCGGCCTTGGAAGTCCTGTCCGATTGGGCTATCGAGAACGTCCTCATCCACGGCGGTACGAGCACGGCCCTGGCGTCCGGATCGGCACCCGGACTCGAGGAAGGAAAAGAAGGCTGGCCGGTCGGGGTCGGCGGCGGCTGGCCCTGCCTGGGCGTACCGCGCGAGATCGTTCTGCTGGATCAGGCCTTAAGCGGGTCGGGGACCGAAGTCAAAGGCCAGCATATCCTCGACCCGAGGACAGGCAAGCCCGCCCACGGCCATCTCGCCGCCTGGGCCGTCCACGCCACCGCGGCCGTGTCCGACGCGGTCTCTACGGCCTTTATGGTCATGTCGACTGACGAAGTCGAGGCCTTTTGCGCCGCCCATCCGGACGTTTGGGCCTTGGCCGTCATCGATTACCGCAAATGCCGGGCCTTCAACCCCGACGCGCTTTAA